The following coding sequences lie in one bacterium genomic window:
- a CDS encoding T9SS type A sorting domain-containing protein encodes MHRTLFSTTLILFTALLLSTQVARAQWVLDGDMNADGSLNVDPGQNAYYPKIATDGTYPYVAWKENSGTAYQVYVKRYNGIQWEQLPNDGTSLNTDSSNSADRPAIDISDGIPFVTWTEVEASGNTLVYVKQWNGSAWEQMGTGALNLVAGDETGEPDVAGYNGTPYVAWREFNKVYVKMWNGSDWDQIGGELNIPANPARNPDIEMDGATPYVAFMRTYGSYSYVKKYNGSNWELVGSGFINNSINESADWPSLEIYNGTPYVAFQASSTGNPEKIYAKYFNGTAWEQLGGALNVDENRDGYGPILSLLNGVPYVLWNEDYPGSLYLYMKHYTGIGWELDEGPLNIDINEYARYCYLDCKSGTPYAVWYEDVGVLRRVFVKHYITPTASQTATITETATISPTATITPTATITPTITQTSTITQTATISPTSTISPTASPGIVVAEDEVLAYPNPAQDRMYFRFNFSGEAEVLVEIFNMTGDKVSQIREIVSHSSNSILWECGDMAAGIYLVKVKVGDEVKKIKKIAILR; translated from the coding sequence ATGCACCGCACACTATTTTCAACCACATTAATTCTATTCACAGCACTTCTGTTATCCACCCAAGTCGCAAGAGCGCAATGGGTCCTGGACGGGGACATGAATGCAGACGGAAGCCTGAATGTTGATCCCGGGCAAAACGCGTACTATCCCAAGATCGCGACGGACGGGACGTATCCCTACGTGGCGTGGAAAGAAAACAGCGGCACAGCCTACCAGGTTTATGTCAAGCGGTACAATGGCATCCAGTGGGAGCAGCTGCCCAATGACGGCACTAGCCTGAACACGGATTCAAGTAACAGCGCGGACCGTCCTGCGATTGATATCTCGGACGGGATACCCTTTGTGACTTGGACTGAAGTGGAAGCAAGCGGCAATACCTTGGTGTATGTGAAGCAGTGGAACGGAAGCGCCTGGGAGCAGATGGGTACCGGTGCGCTGAATTTGGTGGCAGGAGACGAGACCGGTGAACCGGATGTGGCCGGATACAACGGCACACCCTATGTGGCTTGGCGTGAATTTAACAAAGTGTATGTAAAAATGTGGAACGGCTCGGACTGGGACCAGATCGGCGGAGAATTGAACATCCCCGCAAATCCTGCCAGAAATCCGGATATCGAAATGGATGGTGCAACCCCCTATGTGGCATTCATGCGTACTTATGGATCGTATTCCTATGTAAAAAAATACAATGGCAGCAATTGGGAACTGGTTGGTTCGGGATTTATCAACAACAGCATCAATGAAAGCGCTGATTGGCCGAGCTTGGAAATTTATAATGGGACACCTTATGTCGCTTTCCAAGCAAGCTCAACCGGAAATCCGGAAAAAATCTACGCCAAATATTTCAATGGCACAGCCTGGGAACAACTGGGCGGGGCATTGAATGTGGATGAAAATCGGGATGGTTACGGACCTATATTATCACTATTAAATGGCGTTCCCTATGTTCTGTGGAATGAAGATTATCCAGGTTCTTTATATTTGTATATGAAACACTATACTGGTATTGGTTGGGAACTGGATGAAGGCCCTTTGAATATTGATATTAATGAATATGCCCGTTATTGTTATCTGGATTGCAAAAGTGGGACTCCATACGCTGTTTGGTATGAAGATGTGGGTGTGTTACGGCGAGTATTTGTAAAACACTATATTACCCCTACCGCATCGCAGACTGCCACAATCACTGAAACCGCCACGATCAGCCCGACGGCGACGATCACGCCGACCGCAACCATCACACCGACCATAACTCAGACTTCGACAATCACCCAGACCGCGACGATTAGTCCCACATCAACGATCTCGCCGACTGCGAGTCCGGGAATTGTCGTGGCAGAGGATGAGGTCCTGGCGTATCCCAATCCAGCACAGGACCGGATGTATTTCAGGTTCAATTTCAGCGGAGAGGCTGAAGTCTTGGTGGAGATATTCAACATGACAGGCGACAAAGTGTCCCAAATTCGTGAAATTGTATCTCATTCGAGTAATTCCATATTATGGGAGTGTGGCGACATGGCGGCAGGGATTTATCTTGTAAAAGTCAAAGTGGGGGATGAAGTGAAAAAGATCAAGAAGATCGCAATACTGAGGTAA
- a CDS encoding T9SS type A sorting domain-containing protein has product MHRTLFSTTLILFTALLLSTQVARAQWILDGDVNADGSLNVDPAQNAYYPKIATDGMYPYVAWKENSATAYQVYVKRYNGIQWEQLPNDGTSLNMDSSNNADRPAIDISDGTPFVTWMEVEASGNTLVYVKQWNGSAWEQMGTGALNLVASDETGEPDVAGYNGTPYVAWREFNKVYVKMWNGTDWDQLGGELNIPANPARNPDIEMDGATPYVAFMRSYGSYSYVKKYNGSDWELVGSGFINNSSAESADWPSLEIYNGTPYVAFQASSTGNPEKIYTKYFNGTAWEQLGGALNVDENRDGYGPILSLLNGVPYVLWNEDYPGSLYLYMKHYTGLGWELDEGPLNIDINEYARYCYLDCKSGTPYAVWYEDVGVLRRVFVKHYITPTASQTATITETATFSPTATITPTATATPTITQTATISPTATISPTSTSTRSLAGIDLGNKAVMAYPNPAHSEMNFLLHLDTAAKVEIMIYTISGDLVAKLEETLPAGRGQVVKWDCQTVASGIYLVNIVVGGKSQGVEKIAVLKK; this is encoded by the coding sequence ATGCACCGCACACTATTTTCAACCACATTAATTCTATTCACAGCACTTCTGTTATCCACCCAAGTCGCAAGAGCGCAATGGATCCTGGACGGGGACGTGAATGCAGACGGAAGCCTGAATGTTGATCCGGCACAAAACGCGTACTATCCCAAGATTGCGACGGACGGGATGTATCCCTACGTGGCGTGGAAGGAAAACAGCGCCACAGCCTACCAGGTTTATGTGAAGCGGTACAACGGCATCCAGTGGGAGCAGCTGCCCAATGACGGCACTAGCCTGAACATGGATTCAAGTAACAACGCGGACCGGCCCGCGATCGACATCTCGGACGGCACGCCCTTTGTGACCTGGATGGAAGTGGAGGCAAGCGGCAATACCTTGGTGTATGTCAAGCAGTGGAACGGAAGCGCCTGGGAGCAGATGGGTACCGGTGCGCTGAATCTGGTGGCCAGTGATGAGACCGGCGAACCGGATGTGGCCGGATACAACGGCACACCCTATGTGGCCTGGCGGGAATTTAACAAAGTGTATGTAAAAATGTGGAACGGCACGGACTGGGACCAGCTTGGCGGGGAGTTGAACATCCCCGCAAATCCTGCAAGAAATCCTGATATCGAAATGGATGGTGCAACCCCCTATGTGGCGTTCATGCGTAGTTATGGATCATATTCCTATGTGAAAAAATACAATGGCAGTGATTGGGAGCTGGTTGGTTCGGGATTCATCAACAACAGCAGTGCTGAAAGCGCGGATTGGCCGAGCTTGGAAATTTATAACGGCACACCTTATGTTGCTTTCCAAGCAAGCTCAACCGGAAATCCGGAAAAAATCTATACCAAATACTTTAATGGCACAGCCTGGGAACAACTGGGCGGGGCATTGAATGTGGATGAAAATAGGGATGGTTACGGACCTATATTATCACTATTAAATGGCGTTCCCTATGTTCTGTGGAATGAAGATTATCCAGGATCTTTATATTTGTATATGAAACACTATACTGGTCTTGGTTGGGAATTGGATGAAGGCCCTTTGAATATTGATATTAATGAATATGCTCGTTATTGTTATCTGGATTGCAAAAGTGGGACACCATACGCTGTCTGGTATGAAGATGTGGGTGTGTTACGACGGGTATTTGTAAAACACTATATTACTCCTACTGCATCCCAAACCGCTACAATCACTGAAACCGCTACGTTCAGTCCGACGGCTACGATCACGCCGACCGCAACCGCGACACCAACCATCACACAGACCGCGACGATTAGTCCCACAGCAACGATCTCGCCCACCAGCACATCCACACGGTCATTGGCAGGGATTGATCTGGGCAACAAAGCAGTGATGGCATATCCAAATCCGGCACACAGCGAAATGAATTTCCTGCTGCACCTGGATACAGCTGCCAAAGTAGAAATTATGATCTATACCATCAGCGGGGATTTAGTGGCCAAACTGGAAGAAACCTTGCCGGCCGGGCGCGGGCAGGTTGTGAAGTGGGATTGCCAGACAGTGGCTAGTGGGATCTATCTTGTGAATATTGTTGTGGGTGGCAAAAGTCAAGGCGTGGAAAAAATCGCGGTTTTGAAGAAATAG